Within the Panthera uncia isolate 11264 unplaced genomic scaffold, Puncia_PCG_1.0 HiC_scaffold_76, whole genome shotgun sequence genome, the region gggcgcccccccccccccactttttttttttttttttttttttagattttatttttaagtcatctttatacccagtatggggcttgaactcacaaccttgagatcaagagtcacaagttTCAcatactgagccagccaggcgcccctatctcccACCTTTGTTCTCCATCCTCTGTCCTGTCCTCCATCCTCCATGAGCATCCCCGGACGTGCTTGGAGTTGTCCTCAGACATAAAAGAGGTCAAACACACAAGGCCGTTCCACGTGTGTGTGTTCGAATTTTACGTCAATGACACCACCCTAtgcatgttctgtttcttttccactCAGCGCTATACTGTTACATCTCTCCAAACGGTTTCCTGAACATCTAGCTGGTTCTTTCTGTGGCTGCATGGGGTTCCACGTTTTATtttttcacccccccccccccaccgcaggtGATGGACTGCTAGGCTGCTTCTGTAGTGAACGTCCTCATCCATCTTCCCAGATGTTTCTCTGGTCCCCGCACGGTGCCAGATTGGGGACCGCTGGGACGCGGGGCACCCAAATACTTAACGTCACTAGAAACTTCCAGGATGCTCTTCATAAGAGTGATCCAGTCCACACTCCTGAAGAGAGTGtgctgggttttttaaatttttttattttttaatgtttatttatttttgagagagagagagagagagagagagagagaaacagagctcaagcgggggaggggcagagagagagggagacacagaatccgaagcaggcaccaggctctgagctgtctgcacagagcccgacgcggggctgaaactcacgaactgtgagatcatgacctgagccgaatcagactcttaagcgactgagccacccgggcgccccaagaatgtGCTTCTTCTTGGTACCCATATCCTCACCGGCACCTGGCATTTTCCAATCTTCTGCTTTCGGCCAGGTGACCGGAAGCAGACTGCTGTCTTTGGTGGCTGTCATCTAATTGCCCCTGAGTCTGAGCCTCTCttcaaaagcggaggggccactCACTCCATGAACTGCTTGCTGTCCGTCTTCTCTGTCCCTGTGCCTTTCTAACCTGAGAgctctggggggggtggggggcagggattgggggttgggggttggggatggggtggggtggcggtTTTCaggaaaatgcttaaaaaataaattggctccggggcgcctgggtggctcagtaggttgagtgtccggcttcggctcaggtcatgatctcgcggtttgtgggttccagccccgcgtcgggctctgtgctgacagctcagcctggagagGGATGTGGGTGTGCTTTAATATGCTGGGGATGAGCAAATAGGGCCCAcagccaggtgtgtgtgtgtgtgtgtgtgtgtgagtgagtgggtgccaggtgtgtgtgtgtgtgtgtgtgtgtgtgtgtgagtgggtgtgggtgtggttGTAGCCGGTGAGTCTGGCAGGGTGACTCAGGAACAGGGAAAGTGAAGTAAGAATGTGGTCCTgggactgccccccaccccccaggcgacattcaaatcccagctctacccaTTTGTGGCTGTGTAACATCACATAATTGACTTTAgacttctgtgcctcagttttttcttgtttaggttttttttttttttttttttccagattgagAATAATTATGCCACCAAGTATTATGGAACCCATGTACCAGGCCCAGTCCTGTGCTGAACTATGCCTGGGGACAGCAGTGATGGGGCATACAGTCCAGCAGGGGAGACAGACCCATCACCAGACAGTGATGACCCAGAGTGGGCAGGACTGGGATGGAGATGCTTGATCCAGCGTGGGGGttaaggagggcttcctggaggagggggcatcAAAGTTTCCTTGGAGGGTGTGGATTGTGTTGATCTTTTTCAGGGCTCTAGCCTATGTCCTCCCCTTGCTCCCTTCCACATCCCTCTCTATTTCCCATTTTAAGTGTAATAAACACCTCTTGTGTGCATGGTGATGAACCAACCTGGGGTCCCTCGTTTTGGGCAGCCCAGTCAGGGAAGACTATGGCAGAGCAGTAGCCTCAGGTTGGGGTCCAACCCAGCTCTCACCTTCCTgacaagtgacttcacctctctgcgcttcataacttttttttttcctaatgtttatttatttttgagagagagaaagagagagagagagagcgagcacaagcggaggaggggcagagagagaggggggacagaaaatctgaacaggctctgtgccgacagcagataGCAGGattgggggctcgaactcacaaaccatgagatcatgaccagagccgcagtcggacgcttaaccgactgagccacccaggcgcccacccctCTGGGTTTCAATGCCCTCATGGAATTAACAGGGCCCAGATCCCCAAGGTACTCATGAGGATTCTTTTGGGATCGTGAAGTTCAAAGTCCTCAGCACAGGACAAGTAGAGAATTGCTCCATACATGTGAATCCTAGCCTCTCTCCCCAAAAGGCGCAACCCCTACCCTGTCCCATAGCCTTCTGCCTCCCAGCAAGGAAGCACTCAGAATTCTCTACGGTATTTTTATTGGAGGGTGGGGGTCTATATGGACATCACAAAGTCCTCCTGCCGAGAGCCGGGGTATGGGAAATTTCGGAGCCCCCTCCTGGGGCACAGCCCAGAGGACAGAGGCAGCTCTCTTGGTATTCAGAGCAGGGGAATTCTGAAATTTTTGAGCCTCTCAGCAAAGGAGGTCATCAATTTCCtgtaggggagagagggagagcaagagaggtCATTGTGTTTCTTCTCCCCTCAGGAAGCCCCAATCCTGCCCCTTACCTGACTCCctatctcctccttcccccaaagaAACAGCATAGCTCCCACATCTGTGAGACTGGGCAGAGCCTTGGGGTGGGTGGCCCAAGGTCGGGGTTTCAGTTTTCCAGATGGATCAGAGCCCTTTGAAGTCAGAACGCTTCACCCTGGCCTAGCTGTCAAGGCTTGCTGTCTCTTGCTACGGAGCACACTCTTTCCTAGCTTTCTTCTCCTTACTTATTCAAGGACACTCTTCAGAGCCTCCTTATCTTTGCCCAGGATGTTCCCCTTGCCTGGAATGCCAGTCTCTCCTTGATTATGTACGTGTCTTCCTGGCTCAGGGCCTTTGTAGTCACAGGGGAACATTGTTCCCATGTTTCTAGGCCTGGCTGGATTTTCCTAATCATtcagatctctctcttttttttttttttttttaagtaagacagCCAAGTGCCCCATGAAGCGGtaacactttactttttttttttttttaatgtttatttatatttgagagaaagaaacaaaagttgagtaggggagaggcaaagagacagagcctgaagcaggatccaggatctgagctgtgaGCCCAGGGTCcgccgcggggcttgaactcaccaaccgtgaggtcatggcctgagctgatgtgggacactcaaccgactgagccacccaggcgccctagcaCTAAGACTTTACATGGAGATCTGaaaaaggagcacctggctggctccagtcagtggagcattcgactcttgatttcctgatctcggggtcatgagttcaagccccatgttgggcatcgcgcttacttaaaaaaataaagtgtctccACTTCAAAGGGGAcccaataggggcgcctgggtggctcagtcagttcgggtctgactttggctcaggtcatgatctcacagtctgtgggttcgagccccacatcgggctctgtgctgacagcttggagcctggagcctgcttcagattctgtgtctccttctctctctgcccctcccctgctcgtgctctgtctctgtctcaaaaataaattaaaaaacattaaaaaattaaaaaaaaaaggggggaccCAATAACCAAATCTACAAAagcccctccccagtctctggtTGTCTGTAAGCCTACCCTGTTTGATGTCATCTCGGTGCTTAGCTCTGTTTGGGCTAATCTCCTGGAAATTCACTGGTTTTACAGTCTGTTCCCTGTGGGCTGGGACTTTATCTTATTCACCACGATTATTCCCCACATTGGAACAGTCCTGGACACTTAGCCCAATAACTATTTGTTCCTGAATGAATGATTCTCTAAGTCACCGGATGGAGTCAGTGTTGGTTAAACGGTGTATTGAGCATTTACAATGTGCCACGCACTACGCAAATCCCCTCCATTTTAAATTCTTGGAAAAAGGCTCAAGATCTACTCCCGAGATCACACTGAGAGTAGTGTCTTGGCTGGCCTGTGGACCCAGGTCCGACTGATTCCCAagcttggtcttttttttttttttttttaatttttttttcaacgttttttatttatttttgggacagagagagacagagcatgaacgggggaggggcagagagagagggagacacagaatcggaaacaggctccaggctccgagccatcagcccagagcctgacgcggggctcgaactcacggaccgcgagatagtgacctggttgaagtcggacgcccaaccgactgcgccacccaggcgcccctcaagcttGGTCTTAACACCACCACGCAGCACCATTTCTACAGTGTGGTCTAGATGGGAGTCGGCAACCTGTCCCCCCACATCTGAGCACTCTGTGAGCCAGCTGTGACCACGAGGGAAGCTGTCAGCcgctccaagcctcagtttccccactctGCTAATCGACAGACCCAGCCCTCCCAAGCCCTGGGAAGATTCCTAACCGGGTCGCCTCAGGAATGCTCTCGAAGGTGTCCTTCAGGTTGTTACCAAACTCCTTCAGCGAATTGGGGATGTTCCTGAAGGTGCTGGCGACATCTGGGGCCCCCTGGGCCGGGGCTGGACCTGTCCAGAGATAGGCAGGGGTACAAAAATTTCAGTATTGGGAGCCCTTAGGATGGGATACCAGAGATGAGAGAGGAGCTACTGTACTTGAAAGTGATTCTTGGAGGTCGTGGTGCTAGAATCGGAAGGAACGGagtggggtgcggggggggggggggggcgggtactAACGCGACCAGATGGAGCTCAAGCTGCTGGCTGGGTATTCGCTTACTCTCAGCAcagcctcctcccccgcccctttcCAGACTGTAAACGCGGGACAACCAATCGTGGAGGGGCGAGCGCATACATCATCGGTTGCTAGGGCTTCCCGGACAGACTTGCCCGACGCCTGACCGCCCCTCAGAGAGCCCTCACCCATCTTTGCAGGGGTCGGGTGTGGGGGTGTCGGTGAGACATAGGAAAACCAGGGCACCGAACGGGCCGCTGCGCTCCCAAGGGACCTCTAAGTTTGGGCCCCAGGCCCGTGTCCAACTTCGGGCTTCCGAATCTCAAACTCCCAGATTCTCCTATCCCACTTTTACCTTCCATAACCATCAACAGAACCACCACCAAAACCGGGAGCCACAGGATGAGCCTCATGGCTGGACCGAAGGGGCGCTCTGGAAGCAGAAGCAGGGGTGGGAGTGATCGGTgacacccctcctccctccccgaaGTTCCTTCCACCCCCTTTGTAGTGCTCTTCGAAGGGCATCCCTCCCGGGCACTGAGCACCAACCTGGATCCGTGGAGCCACAGCAACGAGGGGATGGGAGGTCCCGGCCCGGCCCAGGCCTTTatcgggctggggagggggaggcggagggggcggggaagcTTAATCCCTCCCCTTCAGCCTCCTATCCCGTCATGTGCCCACCTACCTTTTCCTCTTCTGCCCCTGGCTGCTGGTGGCCCGCGGGGCAGGTGCGGCCTAGGCACACCCCTTAGGGACAACGCCTCTTGCTGTTAAGCACCTGCACCTCCGAATCTCCCTGACGGTTGGTGGATCTCAGCCCCACAACAGGGGACTGCCTATAgtctccaccccccgccccccaagccATCTTCCCTCTGGGGTTTCTCTTCTGGGGTAACACCTTTCTTCAGGCCTCAGGGCTTGTCTCAGTCACTCAGTCACTCTGTAACTCCATTTGCTGTAACTCCCCAGGCCTCCTCCTCTGCCACCGCCCCTCCCTTCTCAGCAAGTCCCTTCAGCGCCAGCAACTGGGGTCACCCAGTCTGCCCCCACATTCCTACTCCCATGCTCCCATGCCACCTGCAGTCTTTCTTTCAGACTAGCcctcaagccccccccccctcccccccatctccctGCATCCGGGAGCATCCCGGACTTCCGTGGATGTGTCCTGGGGTCTTAGTCCCACAGCCCCCAATCTCTTCTGGGAGGGGGTCTTTTCAGCCAGTCTAAACTGCAAAGCTTCAGCTTCAAGGATCCCAGTGTGTGTGCTTCCATCCATTCCCCCAgacccctcctttccctctgccgacccccccccccccccccccagccctccccgccccctggtAAACACTCCATCTGCCCTGACTCACCCCCTCGGGCCCCTCCTGGCACGAAGCACTCCCCCCCTcgcctcccctcccaccacatCCGTCCCTCAGGGCTGGAGTCCagtgtttcccccacccccttcccctggcTGCCTTTGACCGCCAGTGATCCCTGGCAGCTGTGGGGAGGGCGGCCCTGGCCTCAGACTCGAGGTTGGTTGGCCTTGTGCCCCCACAACCACGTGTCAGcttgggggtggcggggggacgGTTGTGAAAGGGATGCACAGACATGACCCTGGCAGGATTGCGACAACCCCCTGGCCGGCTCAGTGCCTCCAGTCCCTGTCAGCCCCCCCAGCTGTCTCCCCAGACATCTGCTTCCCCTGTGAGCCTAGCATTCTCCAGACATCCACCCAAGGGtctgcttcccttccttccccatcccACCGGAACAGAACACCAGCTTTGCTTTTCCAAGTCCCATCCTCAACCCAGCTCAGGGCCTTCcgtttacagatggggaaaccgaggcacagccAAGCACATTCAATGGCTCAGCAAGGGGCTAAGGGGGGCGGCGGGGTGTTTCCTTGTCCCTCCCCTTTCCGGACTCCTGGGTGTCGCCCTGGATCTCTGTGGGGATCAGCCTCCGCCCCCACAGCACCCCCTGCCAGCCTCTGTTCCCCCAAACTTCTTTAGTCCCTGTGCTACCTCTAGACCTGACTGCTCTCTTCGTCCATGAGAATTCAAGATTCAGCTCTTCGAGGGGAAGAACATGGCTGATGCCAGCCCCCGCATTGACATCTGTGGTTCAGAGGGCTTGGCCCCAGCTCCAGGGCATACCGTGAATCAGCACGCTTGGCTGGGACTAGGTCCCCTGCCTCTGAGCCCACtgacccctctcctcctcaccaAGCCTGGGGTGAGTCatctggggggggtggggaggagagcctGCCTCCCCAAGGGCGCTGGGGGCAGCTGGCAAAAGCCAGGAGCGAAGAGTGTGCACCAGCAGGCTGGGCCCGGGAGTTACCAAGCTCAAGTCCTGGCCTGTCCCCTGGGCTGGGAACCCTGCTCCCCTCGTCTGGGaattgagggggtggggagagaacgCCAGCAgcaggggctccaggctccagtccTCACTGCTCTGAGTGTCCActcccacctgctccccaccGCGGACTCCAGGACTCTACCGGGCAGGGCAGACCCTCGTGAGGGTGGGCGGGATGGGCAGCTTCCTTCTCTCTCGAGCTGGGACCGGCACCCAGTAAGCTTGTTGAGATAGATGAGAAGTCAGCAGCGCAGCCGGGGGACAGAAGGGAGGCGGATgcgggcagggggcaggcacACAGCTCAGATGAAGAGACCTGCTGACCCAGAGGGAACGAGGGGCCCAAGTACGACAGAATGGTGGAGAGGACACACCCCagatggagggagaagggaaacaagaaacaggcggcaggggtggggggtgggaagaaactggaggaggaagagataaaAGATAGAGGTGGAGGAAAACAGGAAGCCAGAAGAATGAGGCTTCTCAGCCTGGAcaggccaggaggccaggagagggcaggaggcagaaTTAGGTGAAACCGGGgagcaacaggggcgcctgggtggctcagtaggttgagcgtctgactctttgatttcggctcaggtcatgatctcaccatggtgagattgagccccccgtcggggtctgcactgtcagcacggagccagctcgggattgtctctttccccctctctctctctcaaataaataaacttaaaacaaaaaaaaagttaaggggtgcctgcgGGGCACAGTGgattaagagtctgattcttgatcttggctcaggtcatttcatggtttgtgagttcgagccctgcgctgggtcTAGGGATTATTTaaaatcctaggggcacctgggtggctcagtcggttgagcgtccgacttcggctcaggtcatgatctctcggtccgtgagttcgagcccccccgtcgggctctgtgctgacagctcagagcctggagcctgtttcagattctgtgtctccctctctctctggccctcccccgttcgtgctctgtctctgtctcaaaaataaataaatgtttaaaaaaaaaatcctaggggcacctgggtggctcagtcggttgagcgtctgacttcggctcaggtcatgatctcgcatcgcagttcgtgggttcgagccctgcgtggggctctgggctgacagctcagagcccgtagcctgctttggattctgtgtctccctctctctctttctgccccttccctgcttgtgcgcgtgctctctctctctcaaaaataaataaacattaaaaaaaaagaaagaaagaaagaaaaaggagatcgTGATAACAGTAAAGGCTCAATCATAATGGCAGTGGTCCCGGGGCCTTTGAGGTCACAACTCCAGGAAGCAGGTACTATGAAGCTTCGGAGCAAGCCAGGCTCGGAAAGGTGGCTTTttttcttgcccctcccccctttgtCAGAGGGGACTGCAAGGTTTAACCCGGGGAAGGGGGGATCTGTTCCAGAACCATGTCtcagagacagaagggaaagagaggtaCGGAAGAGACAGCGAGCGGGGCTGAGCAGAGACAGCGAAAAAGGGAGCCTctgaaaggggcagaaggaagcaAACACGGAGatgagaagagacaaagaagcagACACACGAGcagaggggacagggcagagCGGCGTGGCCGGGGCGAGAAACGGAGGCGGGAGCCGGGAGAAATGACACACGGAGGTCGAGCGGCTGCTGTGGAGCTTGGTGAATCTTTATTAAGCTGGGGCCTTCCAGGAGGGCGGCAGGGACGGGGCCTCCTgtagtcggggggggggggggggaggggggggggggcaggagtggggccCTCACTGTTTCTCCGCGGGCGCCGTGGTGGGGCTGGTGCCCACGGCCGCCTGCAACTTCTCCACCAGCCCGGCCCACTGGCGCTGCATGTCTTGCACCAAGGGCTCGAACCAGCTCTTGAGGCGGGCCTGGAAGGCCTCGGCCTGCTGGCGCATCTGGTCGGCCTGCTCCTCCATCTTGAGCCGCATCTCCTCCACCTGCTCGCGCACCTCGTCCAGCCGCCCGCGCAGCTGCTGGCCCAAGGCCTCGGCCCGCTCCCGCAGCGGCTGCGCGGCCACGGCGGCCACGTTGGCGTTGCGCGCGCGCGCCTGCTCCACCAGCGGCCAGAAGCGCTCGCGGATGGAGCTGACGCTGCGCTCGGCGCCCTCGCGCACCCCGGCGCGGTACACGGCCAGGCGCTTGTGCAGGTCCTCGGCGTCGCGGAGCAGCCGCTTGCGCAGCTTGCGCAGGTGCGAGGCGAGGCGCCCCCGCAGCTCCTCGGCGCTCTGGCCCAGCATGGCCTGCACCTCGCTGCGGTACTGCGCCAGGCGGTTGCGCACGTCCTCCATGTCCGAGGCCAGCCGGGCCTGCGCCGCCTGCAGCTCCTTGGCCACGCGGGCCTGTGTCTCCGAGGCCATGGGGCCCAGCTgctcctccagctcctccctgTAGGCCTTCACCTCCTTCATGGTCTCCTCCATCAGCACCCTGGGGGCCGAGAGGGCGGGAGCGTGTgcgtggggagggaggaaaaccgagggggggggcggggggggggcaagatGGGGACAGAGACACACGGGAGCGGAGATGGAGAGGGAGGCGGTGCGAGAGACTGAGCTAGCCTGACGGAGGGGCGGCCAGAGGCGGGAGGAGCTGAGAAGGACAGAGCGCCAGGAGCCCcgagaggaaagaggaagcaagACGTGAGCAGAGACGCCGAAGGGTTGGCGACAGGGACACAAAGAGACCcggaccggggtgggggggaggcttgGGGGGTCCAGAAGGAACGGCCCACCAGGAGCGTCAGGGGCACTCACGTCAGTTCCTGGGTGACCTGGGTGTTGAGCACCTCCTCCTGCACCTGGTCAGACAGCGTCTGCACCCAGCGCAGGTAATCCCGGAAGCGGCCCAGGGCCTGCTCCCAGGGCTGGCTGGCCTGCCACGGGGCCTCCGGCTCCAGCTCCCGCTCCAGCTGCGGCTCCGGCTCCACATCGGCCCGACATCCTGCGCAGAGCAAGTTCACGGGCAGTCAGGCGGCTCTGCCCCCTCCAGGCACGCGGCACCCGGTACCCAGTAGGTGCTCCACGAACGCGGGGCTGCTTTACGGGGCACTGGGAGCCGGTGGAAGGATGCCCAGTGCGTTTGACCGGCTGGCAAGCGGCCCCTGCTCCACGCGGGGCCGTGTGGTGGTGATGGGGAATAAAACTAGTCACGGCTGACACTAATCTGGTGCTTGACAACAACGCATTAGGAGCAGTTAGAACTCCCATTTTAAGGACGGGGAAACCGGGGCCCAGAGAGAGTAAAACAGGTCCACAGAGCCAGTGGATGTGAGAGGCCTCCCCTCAAGGGGGAGACAGACCCGCAGAAGGAGGGACCCAGGGATGGAAGgagggcaagggggggggggtgcacgtgaggatgggaggggaaggaggcgggGAACCCTGAGCAGGCCCCGCCCCCATACCTGCCAGGAGTGCGACCAGCAGTGCCGCCCACAGAACCTTCATCTTCCAGCCTGCGATTGGTCAGTACGGGTGAGCAATGTCAATCAGCAGCCAGTGGGGACCCCTCCCACCCAGAGCCCCGCCCCACCCGTTCCGGGCCTTCCAAGTCTCGCCGTCGCCCCGCCCCGTATCTGCATCAGCCTAATCCGACCACAAACATTTACCAAGCGGCCCCTCCATTGTCTATTTGGCTCCCTCATTGTCTCCTCCTATCTCCCCGTCCCCAGGTCGGCCTCTGCCGCCCAAATTCCATCCCTCTCTCCCGGGGTTCAAATTCCAGTCACCCTGCCCCGAGTTCCACCGAGCCCCAACTCTGGTTTGTAAGTTCCAACTTCGCATTCCTCGTCCTGCCTTCACATTCTAAGCCCCAACTTCACATCTAAACGTCATTTCCCACCTATTAGCTAATTTAATGCTCACTTGCAAGTCCTCCGATGAGCGCTCTAGCTACCTGACCGCCACCCCTGCCTCCCGCcccgccctcacccccacccctgctcctccaAGTAATGGAGATCTGAGGCGGCACCGAGTAGGTGCTCAACAGATGATAGTGACAATTCGTGGGCTCCTGATATGTCTCATCTGGGTCTTCCTACAGGtccagcttccccccccccccccccccccccttccagccAAGACGGAATGCCCCTGGGGCCCGCTCCTCCCCTCGATCCGTCCCCTGCTTCGGTCCTGACCCTGGCGTAGGACAGTCACCTAGCCCCCGCCCATCCCTCACAGAAGCCTTGAGCTGGTCCCTCAACTGTTTCTCACCGGCTCCTGGGAAACCTCCTCCTTTGCCTCCGCTGGGGCTGACTAGGACTCAGGGATCCCAGACTCGTCCAATTATAaggctccccctgccccgcccactCCTCCAGGGCCAGGGCGGCTGGGCCAGCCCCCAGTCACGAGGTGggctgtcccccccaccccttcacacAGCCGGcagggggaaggaggtgggggttggAGGCTCTGTGACGCCCGGCCCCCGAGAAGCGAGGTGACATCTTACCCAGTAACTCAGGCACCCTCCTCCATTCTGGGGGGCTAGGCACGAAAGGGGAAAGAGCAGCATCTTCCCGGAGCACCCACCCCCTGTCCTTGTCTCTTTCTGCGGTTGAATGAATAACATTTGGGGAGGGGGCTCGGGCGGAAATCCTGGGTCAGGGAAAAGACTGGGGGCTTGGATTCCTGGGCtctgaggggagggggctggacagAGATGGGatgagaggggtggggcagggtaaTCCATCTGCCTAAGGCCTAGGCTCTTAGAGGGGAAACCCGGGTTTTAATCTTAGCTCCTTCTTTGTGATCTGGGGCACAGATGGGCACTTCTCTGAGCCCCCTTCTCCATGTGCAGAATGAATATCCAGCCCTTCTCCCTGACGCGAACTTCGTAGATCCCAGGAGCGCCTACACCCGCTCTACTCGCTCCTGGAAGAATTTGTGCTGCCGGTTAGGACCGCAGACTCTGGAACTAAAAGGCCTGGGCTTCAACCCGCGCTCAGCTGCCAGCTGTCTGACCTTGGCCCAATGATCTAGCCTCTCTGAACATCCTACTTCTTGGTCCACAAAACCAGGGGAAATAGTTGCACCCACGCCGTCGTCTGTTGATGCAACAAGCCACGGCATGCATGAAATACGGAGAGTTCCTGGTACACAGCAGGGCTCGTCGCGGTGACCCACAGCGAGCTCGGTCACCTTCCCAGCAGCCTGTTCTTGAATCCTGTTtcacagagaaccccaagctgaGTGGACGTGGATGAAGCCACAGGGTAAAGGGGCTGGGTTTCCCTCCCGGTCCCTGGAGAGTGTGTGGAACACGGGGTTCTAGGAGGTCGGGGGAGGCCAAAAGCCTGGTCCC harbors:
- the LOC125918417 gene encoding apolipoprotein C-I, with amino-acid sequence MRLILWLPVLVVVLLMVMEGPAPAQGAPDVASTFRNIPNSLKEFGNNLKDTFESIPEATRKLMTSFAERLKNFRIPLL
- the LOC125918419 gene encoding apolipoprotein E, with protein sequence MKVLWAALLVALLAGCRADVEPEPQLERELEPEAPWQASQPWEQALGRFRDYLRWVQTLSDQVQEEVLNTQVTQELTVLMEETMKEVKAYREELEEQLGPMASETQARVAKELQAAQARLASDMEDVRNRLAQYRSEVQAMLGQSAEELRGRLASHLRKLRKRLLRDAEDLHKRLAVYRAGVREGAERSVSSIRERFWPLVEQARARNANVAAVAAQPLRERAEALGQQLRGRLDEVREQVEEMRLKMEEQADQMRQQAEAFQARLKSWFEPLVQDMQRQWAGLVEKLQAAVGTSPTTAPAEKQ